In Stomoxys calcitrans chromosome 2, idStoCalc2.1, whole genome shotgun sequence, the following proteins share a genomic window:
- the LOC106082201 gene encoding uncharacterized protein LOC106082201, producing MNWYIKALTFTILIASLSQNGAMVVIKTHLAIIGALNFLNITNGASWTFDLESIKIHNKTPDVIFVSIERKMLSRGNYTTCGIIELKEDLTDELQIEGRLYYSPNGLRGSYIKTPFHAPKSPFSVILQQVYIPVIMETMHECAQNFPYFEKVELPITKRIMTWDECMLSSDNMMSHMKSGFYRAIIKFSNQADITTELDLVIQQT from the exons ATGAATTGGTATATAAAAGCTCTTACTTTTACCATTCTCATAGCAAGTCTCTCCCAAAACGGTGCAATGGTGGTAATTAAAACTCATCTTGCAATAATTGGAGCACTAAACTTCTTAAATATAACCAATGGG GCCTCCTGGACTTTTGACCTAGAATCGATAAagattcataacaaaacaccagatGTCATATTCGTTTCCATAGAGAGGAAAATGTTATCACGTGGCAATTATACGACTTGTGGCATAATCGAATTGAAAGAGGATCTAACTGACGAACTTCAGATCGAAGGACGACTTTACTACAGTCCAAATGGTCTTCGTGGCTCATATATCAAAACACCATTTCATGCACCAAAAAGTCCGTTTTCGGTTATATTGCAACAAGTTTATATTCCCGTCATAATGGAAACCATGCACGAATGCGCCCAGAATTTTCCATATTTTGAGAAAGTAGAGCTACCCATTACGAAGCGTATAATGACTTGGGACGAATGTATGCTATCGAGCGATAATATGATGTCTCACATGAAATCTGGCTTTTATCGCgcaattataaaattttcaaatcagGCCGATATCACCACCGAATTGGATTTAGTGATTCAGCAAACATAA